A part of Winslowiella toletana genomic DNA contains:
- a CDS encoding DUF2569 domain-containing protein → MSVQPSAPRIGGWLIVPLAWLIMTLLTSALVLAMYLSALFNPELRQALLNNTHAFTLQWTLSLGTSLAMWVYSIWVTWMFCKRSQRLPRHYIIWLLLTVVLAIKTFAFSPVSDSTAIRTLLIALLAASVLAPYFKRSQRVKTTFIEP, encoded by the coding sequence ATGTCTGTGCAACCTTCTGCGCCACGTATTGGCGGCTGGCTTATTGTGCCGCTGGCCTGGTTGATTATGACGCTGCTGACCAGCGCGCTGGTGCTGGCGATGTATCTCAGCGCGTTATTTAATCCGGAACTGCGTCAGGCACTGCTGAATAACACTCACGCCTTTACCCTGCAGTGGACGCTGTCACTGGGTACCTCGCTGGCGATGTGGGTTTACAGCATCTGGGTCACCTGGATGTTCTGTAAACGCTCGCAGCGTTTGCCGCGCCACTACATTATCTGGCTGCTATTGACGGTGGTGCTGGCGATTAAAACCTTTGCCTTCTCGCCGGTGAGCGACAGCACGGCAATTCGGACTTTGCTGATCGCACTGCTGGCTGCATCGGTTCTGGCACCCTATTTCAAACGTTCTCAGCGGGTTAAGACAACATTTATTGAGCCATAA
- the rsxA gene encoding electron transport complex subunit RsxA, which produces MTEYLLLFVGTVLVNNFVLVKFLGLCPFMGVSKKLETAIGMGLATTFVITLASICAWLVNHLILLPLDLVYLRTLAYILVIAVTVQFTEMVVRKTSPALYRLLGIFLPLITTNCAVLAVPLLSVNLNHSFMQAAMYGFSASIGFSLVMVLFAAMRERLVLANVPAPFKGSSIALITAGLMSLAFMGFSGLVKF; this is translated from the coding sequence ATGACCGAATACCTGCTTCTTTTTGTTGGCACAGTGCTGGTGAATAACTTCGTATTAGTGAAGTTTCTCGGCCTCTGTCCCTTTATGGGCGTTTCCAAAAAACTGGAAACGGCAATTGGCATGGGACTCGCCACCACCTTCGTTATTACACTGGCTTCAATCTGTGCGTGGCTGGTGAATCACCTTATTCTGCTGCCGCTGGATCTGGTTTATCTGCGCACCCTGGCGTATATCCTGGTTATTGCCGTTACCGTGCAGTTCACCGAGATGGTGGTGCGTAAAACCAGCCCGGCGCTCTATCGCCTGCTGGGGATCTTTCTGCCGTTAATCACCACCAACTGCGCCGTGCTGGCGGTGCCGCTGCTGAGCGTCAACCTGAATCACAGCTTTATGCAGGCGGCGATGTATGGTTTTAGCGCCTCGATTGGTTTCTCACTGGTGATGGTGCTGTTTGCCGCGATGCGTGAACGACTGGTGCTGGCCAATGTGCCTGCGCCATTTAAAGGCTCTTCGATTGCGCTAATCACCGCCGGTCTGATGTCTCTTGCCTTTATGGGCTTCTCCGGACTGGTGAAGTTCTGA
- the rsxB gene encoding electron transport complex subunit RsxB has translation MSAIWIAIIALSALSLVFGALLGYAARRFKVEADPIVEQIDEILPQSQCGQCGYPGCRPYAEAVGNNGEAINKCAPGGEQTMLKLAGLLNVDPQPIDGDAAAQEPVRTVAWIDEENCIGCTKCIQACPVDAIVGATRAMHTVLSDVCTGCDLCVAPCPTDCIEMRPVATTTANWKWDLNTIPVRVIPVESHA, from the coding sequence ATGTCAGCCATCTGGATTGCGATTATTGCGTTAAGCGCCCTGAGTCTGGTGTTTGGCGCTCTGCTGGGCTACGCCGCGCGCCGCTTTAAAGTGGAGGCGGATCCGATTGTCGAACAAATCGATGAGATTCTGCCGCAGAGCCAGTGTGGCCAGTGCGGTTATCCTGGCTGCCGCCCCTATGCGGAAGCGGTCGGTAACAACGGTGAAGCCATTAATAAATGCGCCCCGGGCGGCGAGCAGACCATGCTGAAACTGGCCGGACTGCTGAACGTCGATCCACAGCCCATTGATGGCGATGCGGCGGCGCAGGAACCGGTACGCACCGTGGCGTGGATCGATGAAGAGAACTGCATCGGCTGCACCAAATGCATTCAGGCCTGCCCGGTCGATGCGATTGTCGGTGCCACCCGCGCGATGCATACCGTGCTGAGCGACGTCTGCACCGGCTGCGATCTCTGCGTGGCCCCTTGCCCAACCGACTGTATTGAAATGCGTCCGGTGGCGACCACTACCGCCAACTGGAAGTGGGATCTGAACACCATTCCGGTACGGGTTATTCCTGTGGAAAGTCATGCGTAA